One region of Zingiber officinale cultivar Zhangliang chromosome 7B, Zo_v1.1, whole genome shotgun sequence genomic DNA includes:
- the LOC122004865 gene encoding thioredoxin-like protein 4B: MSGFLLPTLTTKRDVDSIIRDTLDTVLLLRFGRAADFLCLHLDDILSKSAWKVSKFANIALVDADAEEVQVYLNYFDITLLPSTVFFFNAHHMKMDSGTPDHTKWVGSFYTKQDLIDVLEAIFRGAMKGKLIVRCPLPPERIPKYRLLFKDV, encoded by the exons ATGAGCGGGTTCCTTCTGCCGACGCTGACGACGAAGCGCGACGTCGATAGCATCATCCGTGATACCCTCGACACGGTCCTCCTCCTCCGCTTTGGCCGGGCCGCCGATTTCCTCTGCCTTCACCTCGACGACATC CTCTCTAAGTCGGCTTGGAAGGTCTCCAAGTTCGCAAACATCGCGCTGGTGGATGCCGACGCTGAGGAGGTGCAGGTCTATCTCAACTACTTCGACATCACCTTGCTTCCCTCCACCGTCTTCTTCTTTAATGCTCATCATATGAAGATGGACTCGGG GACTCCTGATCATACTAAATGGGTTGGATCTTTTTATACCAAACAGGATCTAATTGATGTCCTAGAG GCTATATTTAGAGGAGCAATGAAAGGTAAGCTCATCGTCAGGTGTCCACTTCCACCGGAAAGAATTCCCAAGTATCGATTGCTCTTCAAAGACGTATAA
- the LOC122004862 gene encoding cycloeucalenol cycloisomerase-like yields MTSLWLASNPSKRWGEAFFLLYTPFWLTLCLGIIVPNKLYEKFTELEYLILGLVSATPAFLIPLLIVGKADSGKCWKDRYWVKANLWIAIFSYVGNYFWTHYFFTVLGASYTFPSWRMNNVPHTTFLLTHSCFLFYHMASNITLRRLRHFLTDLPQSIQLASEAAWILALSYFIAYLETLAIANFPYYEFVDRESMYKVGSLFYAIYFLVSFPMFGRVDEKDGQPWDLPRVAVDALGAAMLVTIILDLWRIFLGPIVPIPESRQCSQPGLAWFHIPEGTVVRHASTA; encoded by the exons ATGACCAGCTTGTGGTTGGCTTCGAATCCAAGCAAGAGATGGGGGGAAGCATTTTTTTTACTCTACACCCCCTTCTGGCTCACCCTCTGCCTCGGGATCATCGTCCCTAATAAGCTTTACGAG AAATTCACTGAATTGGAGTATCTGATTCTTGGGCTGGTTTCTGCTACTCCAGCTTTCTTGATACCACTTCTGATCGTGGGGAAG GCAGACAGTGGCAAATGCTGGAAAGACCGGTACTGGGTGAAG GCAAATCTGTGGATTGCAATTTTTAGTTATGTTGGGAACTACTTCTGGACTCACTATTTCTTCACAGTACTTGGAGCGTCATACACTTTTCCTTCGTGGAGAATGAACAAT GTCCCACATACTACTTTCCTTCTCACTCATTCTTGTTTCCTGTTTTACCACATGGCATCAAATATTACACTTCGGAGACTGCGCCATTTCCTCACGGATTTACCACAGTCAATTCAACTAGCCAGTGAAGCTGCATGGATTTTAGCTCTTTCTTATTTTATTGCTTATCTGGAGACTTTAGCTATTGCAAAT TTCCCCTACTATGAGTTCGTTGATCGGGAATCCATGTACAAAGTGGGATCATTATTCTATGCGATCTATTTCCTAGTGAGCTTCCCTATGTTTGGGAG GGTAGATGAGAAAGATGGTCAACCATGGGACCTCCCAAGGGTGGCTGTGGATGCACTGGGTGCGGCGATGCTTGTAACTATAATACTTGATTTATGGCGCATATTTCTTGGACCTATAGTTCCTATTCCAGAATCAAGGCAATGCAGTCAACCAGGGCTTGCGTGGTTCCACATACCAGAAGGCACCGTTGTACGCCATGCCAGCACTGCTTAG
- the LOC122004857 gene encoding oxysterol-binding protein-related protein 1D-like, with protein sequence MNPLCCIAPVSLDRGDRGDPSPMVGLKAAKPTNGEESPTRNSSSKKLIQEPMILSDSDGAACLDTEAEEAAAPESGDGRGASGNGAVAGVLWKWVNYGKGWRSRWFVLQDGVLSYYKVHGPHRISLGPAARESGVRVIGEESLKRVRKEQQLGLGSGGYQGLSATKQWKPFGEVHLKVSSVRISKSDDKRLYIFTGTKTLHLRCDARDDRTAWIDALLSAKEHFARSLEINEPESSVEVTVSTEKLRAKLMQEGLNELAVKECESIMLSEVSELQDRFKFLQQKHLILLDTLRQLETEKVELETTVVDERKEREAQLGIVNGRFSDFYSVNSEGTATDSEVDNESQGADADTDEDDGTFFDTRDFLSVESLRSASYRSREAMGNDCIASTCGIESIFSVNVQDVTLGVRRIEYPYVKRRKKLPEPREKEKPVGLWSIIKENIGKDLSGVCLPVYFNEPLSSLQKCFEDLEYSYLVDRALEWGRQGNNLMRILHIAAFAVSGYASTEGRQCKPFNPLLGETYEADYPDKGLRFFSEKVSHHPMVVACHCEGRGWKFWGDSNLKGKFWGRSIQLDPIGILTLQFEDGETFQWSKVTTSIYNIIIGKIYCDHYGTMRIRGSGEYSCMLKFKEQSIIDRNPHQVHGFVQDNRTGSKVAMLIGKWDEAMYYVLGDPTMKPKGYDPMSEAVLLWERDKFVNQTRYNLTPFAISLNELTPSLMEKLPPSDSRLRPDQRHLENGEYELANAEKLRLEQLQRQARKLQEKGWQPRWFRKDREDDCYQYVGGYWEAREQGNWDGISNIFGQSDNLLSIE encoded by the exons ATGAACCCGCTGTGCTGCATTGCCCCTGTGTCTCTGGATCGGGGCGACCGCGGGGACCCCTCGCCCATGGTGGGCCTTAAGGCCGCGAAGCCGACGAATGGGGAGGAGAGCCCCACCAGGAACTCATCGAGCAAGAAGCTGATCCAGGAGCCAATGATCCTCTCGGACTCCGACGGCGCTGCGTGTCTCGACACGGAAGCTGAGGAGGCGGCGGCGCCAGAGAGCGGGGATGGGAGGGGCGCGAGCGGAAATGGGGCGGTGGCGGGGGTGCTGTGGAAGTGGGTGAACTACGGGAAGGGGTGGCGGTCTCGATGGTTCGTGCTGCAGGACGGGGTGTTATCATACTATAAGGTCCATGGGCCACATCGGATATCGCTCGGTCCGGCGGCGCGCGAGTCTGGGGTGAGGGTCATCGGGGAGGAGTCGTTGAAACGGGTGAGGAAGGAACAGCAGTTGGGCTTGGGGAGTGGAGGGTACCAGGGACTGTCAGCCACGAAACAATGGAAGCCATTTGGAGAGGTACATTTGAAG GTCTCTTCAGTTCGCATCAGCAAGTCTGATGATAAAAGACTGTATATTTTTACTGGTACTAAAACTCTCCATTTACGGTGTGATGCTAGAGATGACCGTACTGCATGGATTGATGCTCTATTGTCTGCTAAGGAGCATTTTGCACGTTCATTAGAAATTAATGAACCTGAATCGTCAGTAGAGGTTACTGTCTCAACTGAGAAATTACGAGCAAAACTGATGCAGGAAGGACTGAATGAATTAGCAGTGAAGGAATGCGAGTCTATTATGCTATCTGAAGTCTCTGAGCTGCAGGACCGATTTAAGTTCTTGCAACAGAAACATCTTATTTTACTTGATACATTAAGACAGCTTGAG ACAGAGAAAGTGGAACTGGAGACCACAGTAGTTGATGAAAGAAAGGAGCGTGAAGCCCAACTGGGGATAGTGAATGGAAGATTTAGTG ATTTCTATTCTGTTAACTCAGAGGGCACAGCGACTGACTCTGAAGTTGACAATGAAAGTCAAGGTGCAGATGCTGATACAGATGAAGACGATGGAACATTCTTTGATACAAGAGATTTTTTATCTGTTGAGTCACTAAGAAGTGCTTCTTACCGAAGTAGGGAAGCCATGGGTAATGATTGCATTGCATCCACCTGTGGTATTGAATCCATCTTTTCTGTCAATGTTCAAGATGTGACTCTAGGGGTCAGAAGAATTGAGTATCCCTATGTTAAGCGGAGGAAGAAATTGCCTGAACCAAGGGAAAAAGAAAAGCCTGTTGGATTGTGGTCGATAATTAAAGAAAACATTGGGAAGGATCTTTCTGGAGTCTGTCTTCCAGTTTACTTCAATGAGCCACTTTCTTCCCTCCAAAAATGCTTTGAGGATCTTGAATATTCCTACTTGGTTGATCGGGCACTAGAGTGGGGAAGGCAG GGAAATAACCTAATGAGGATTCTTCACATTGCTGCATTTGCTGTATCTGGTTATGCTTCAACAGAAGGTCGACAATGCAAACCCTTCAACCCTCTTCTTGGGGAGACATATGAAGCTGATTATCCAGACAAAGGTCTCCGCTTCTTCTCTGAGAAG GTGAGTCATCATCCAATGGTTGTTGCTTGTCACTGTGAAGGTAGAGGATGGAAATTTTGGGGTGACTCTAATCTTAAAGGAAAGTTTTGGGGTCGATCTATTCAGCTTGATCCTATTGGGATCCTCACTCTTCAATTTGAAGATGGAGAGACATTTCAGTGGAGTAAAGTCACCACTTCTATATATAACATAATTATTGGGAAAATTTATTGTGATCACTATGGTACTATGCGAATAAGGGGCAGTGGCGAGTACTCCTGTATGCTCAAGTTCAAAGAACAATCCATCATTGATCGAAATCCCCATCAG GTGCATGGTTTTGTGCAAGATAATAGAACTGGTAGCAAGGTAGCAATGCTGATAGGAAAGTGGGATGAAGCGATGTATTATGTGTTAGGAGACCCAACAATGAAGCCAAAGGGTTATGATCCAATGTCAGAAGCTGTACTTCTTTGGGAGCGAGATAAGTTTGTAAATCAAACTCGATACAACCTCACGCCATTCGCTATTTCCTTAAATGAGCTGACACCATCCTTGATGGAGAAGTTGCCTCCAAGTGACTCCCGCTTAAGGCCTGATCAGAGACATTTAGAAAATGGAGAATATGAACTGGCAAATGCAGAGAAACTCAGACTGGAACAATTACAAAGACAG GCAAGGAAGTTGCAAGAGAAGGGATGGCAACCAAGATGGTTTCGAAAAGACAGGGAGGACGATTGCTACCAATATGTGGGAGGATATTGGGAAGCACGTGAGCAAGGGAATTGGGATGGAATTTCAAATATATTTGGCCAAAGTGACAATTTGTTGAGCATAGAGTAA
- the LOC122004863 gene encoding BAG family molecular chaperone regulator 1-like, which produces MIKLRSKRLFKRSSKVNHSGDGAIEGHGGGGGIQWEVRPGGMLVQKRECEEGGDEVITVRISTGFNSHYISLGATATFWEMKMAASMVTGLEPREQRLLFRGKEREDDEHLHMVGVRDKDKVLLLEDPAIKERKLRAMAGISQVMSSPCRTIIQV; this is translated from the exons ATGATCAAGTTGAGATCAAAGAGGCTGTTCAAGAGAAGTTCTAAGGTGAATCACAGCGGCGATGGAGCTATCGAAGGCCATGGTGGTGGCGGCGGTATCCAATGGGAGGTGCGGCCTGGAGGAATGCTGGTTCAGAAGAGGGAATGCGAAGAGGGAGGTGATGAAGTAATCACAGTGAGAATATCCACTGGATTTAATTCTCATTACATCTCCCTGGGAGCCACGGCCACATTCT GGGAGATGAAGATGGCAGCGTCCATGGTGACAGGATTAGAGCCGAGGGAGCAGAGGCTTCTGTTCAGGGGAAAGGAGAGAGAGGACGATGAGCATCTTCACATGGTGGGAGTCAGGGACAAGGACAAGGTGCTGCTTTTAGAGGATCCTGCAATTAAAGAGAGGAAGTTGAGAGCCATGGCAGGAATAAGCCAAGTGATGAGCAGCCCTTGCCGCACCATTATCCAAGTGTAA
- the LOC122004864 gene encoding uncharacterized protein LOC122004864 isoform X2 yields MWSAREGKAPRRSESIPNSNAAGAEATVVGPSAFAVDGAEEDECLRASASLSREEVLRRRSRRLKQLASLYRRQYWALMEEVRVKHRDYYWEHGVSPFVEDEEKEEGEDKEGATEENGEETEVARVRRRVQLGFDEGEGIVGNIRERKRCAFAGCKSKAMPLTRFCHPHILADKKQTLYKPCSFVTKRSLRGAYHKL; encoded by the exons ATGTGGTCTGCAAGGGAGGGCAAGGCGCCGCGGAGGAGCGAATCGATCCCCAACTCTAACGCTGCTGGAGCCGAGGCAACGGTGGTGGGCCCCTCCGCGTTCGCCGTCGACGGAGCCGAAGAGGACGAATGCCTTCGCGCTTCGGCATCTCTCTCCCGGGAGGAGGTGCTTCGCCGCCGCTCGCGCCGGTTGAAGCAACTGGCGTCATTATATAGACGCCAATATTGGGCCCTAATGGAGGAGGTCAGGGTAAAGCATCGGGATTACTACTGGGAGCACGGTGTTAGCCCCTTTGTGGAGGacgaggagaaggaggaaggggAGGATAAGGAAGGAGCAACGGAGGAGAATGGCGAGGAGACGGAGGTCGCGAGGGTAAGGCGTCGGGTTCAATTAGGGTTTGACGAAGGGGAAGGTATCGTGGGGAACATAAGAGAGAGGAAGCGGTGTGCGTTTGCCGGATGCAAGTCAAAAGCGATGCCTTTGACGAGATTTTGCCATCCGCATATATTGGCGGACAAGAAGCAGACGCTTTACAAGCCTTGTTCTTTCGTAACAAAGAG AAGTCTCAGAGGAGCATATCACAAGCTTTGA
- the LOC122004861 gene encoding ultraviolet-B receptor UVR8-like yields MDATASGSSSSITFHTIVDSSLSLVSPLQQTFQRAQRHCFGDSTPGEFPLAANPSIVLHVLTSCNLDPHDLANLEATCTFFRKPANFTPDFQLSIAELAALDMCQKRAIFKPMTSEEKDFLKQRCGGSWKLVLRYILAGEGCCRRENSHAIAGPGHSIAVTSSGSVYSFGSNNSGQLGHGTTEEEWKPRLIRSLQGIRIIQAAAGAGRTMLISDAGRVYAFGKDSFGEAEYGAQGSTVVTTPQLVESLKNVYVVQAAIGNFFTAVLSREGRIYTFCWGTDSKLGHQTEPNDLVPRLLQGPLENIPVVQIAAGYCYLLALACQPSGMSVYSVGCGLGGKLGHGSRTDEKYPRLIEQFQTLNLQPMVVAAGAWHAAVVGRDGRVCTWGWGRYGCLGHGNEECESVPKVIESLATIKAVHVATGDYTTFVVSDTGDVYSFGCGESSSLGHSTAIDSQGNRHANVLSPKLVTSLKNINERVVQISLTNSIYWNAHTFALTDSGKLYAFGAGDKGQLGIELVAQQTESGTPEHVNVNLS; encoded by the exons ATGGATGCCACCGCTAGTGGTAGCAGTTCCTCAATAACTTTTCACACGATTGTAGATTCGTCCCTCTCTCTTGTGTCCCCATTGCAGCAAACATTCCAACGTGCGCAACGGCATTGCTTTGGAGATTCCACCCCAGGGGAATTCCCTTTGGCTGCAAACCCCTCAATTGTTCTCCATGTTCTTACTTCTTGCAATTTGGATCCCCATGATCTTGCTAATCTGGAG GCAACATGTACATTTTTCAGGAAGCCTGCCAATTTCACCCCTGATTTTCAATTATCTATTGCCGAGCTTGCGGCTTTGGATATGTGTCAAAAACGGGCTATATTTAAGCCAATGACTTCTGAAGAGAAGGACTTTCTTAAGCAACGCTGTGGGGGGTCCTGGAAATTAGTTCTTAGGTATATATTAGCTGGTGAGGGCTGTTGCAGACGAGAAAATTCTCATGCTATTGCTGGCCCTGGTCATAGCATTGCCGTGACTTCGTCTGGATCAGTATATTCCTTTGGGTCGAACAATTCAGGGCAGCTTGGACATGGCACCACTGAAGAGGAGTGGAAACCTCGACTTATAAG ATCATTGCAAGGTATTCGGATTATACAAGCAGCAGCTGGAGCAGGGAGAACGATGCTGATTAGTGATGCTGGAAGAGTTTATGCATTTGGAAAGGACTCATTTGGAGAGGCGGAATATGGAGCACAAGGTTCCACTGTGGTGACTACTCCCCAGCTGGTGGAATCATTGAAAAATGTATATGTTGTTCAGGCAGCAATTGGGAACTTCTTCACGGCTGTTCTTTCTCGAGAAGGCAGGATCTACACTTTCTGCTGGGGGACTGACTCAAAGCTTGGCCATCAGACAGAGCCGAATGACCTGGTACCTCGTCTTCTACAGGGTCCTCTTGAGAACATACCAGTGGTTCAGATTGCTGCTGGTTATTGTTACCTGCTAGCATTGGCCTGTCAACCAAGTGGCAT GTCCGTCTACTCTGTGGGCTGCGGCTTAGGAGGGAAGCTTGGTCATGGTTCGAGGACAGATGAAAAATACCCAAGGTTGATCGAGCAGTTTCAGACTCTAAACCTGCAACCTATGGTGGTTGCCGCAGGTGCGTGGCATGCTGCTGTTGTGGGGAGAGATGGGCGTGTTTGCACATGGGGATGGGGACGTTATGGCTGTTTGGGCCATGGGAATGAGGAGTGTGAATCTGTTCCCAAGGTGATAGAATCCCTGGCTACTATCAAGGCTGTACATGTCGCAACCGGCGACTATACTACGTTTGTCGTGTCTGACACTGGGGATGTTTACTCCTTCGGCTGTGGAGAATCCTCCAGTTTGGGTCATTCTACTGCCATCGACAGTCAG GGTAACAGGCATGCCAATGTACTCAGCCCAAAATTAGTAACTTCATTGAAGAACATCAATGAAAGGGTAGTTCAAATTAGCCTCACAAACTCAATCTACTGGAATGCACATACCTTTGCTCTAACAGATTCTGGGAAACTGTATGCATTTGGTGCTGGCGACAAGGGCCAACTTGGCATTGAACTAGTTGCACAACAGACAGAAAGTGGGACGCCGGAGCATGTGAACGTCAATCTTAGTTAA
- the LOC122004864 gene encoding INO80 complex subunit D-like isoform X1, which translates to MWSAREGKAPRRSESIPNSNAAGAEATVVGPSAFAVDGAEEDECLRASASLSREEVLRRRSRRLKQLASLYRRQYWALMEEVRVKHRDYYWEHGVSPFVEDEEKEEGEDKEGATEENGEETEVARVRRRVQLGFDEGEGIVGNIRERKRCAFAGCKSKAMPLTRFCHPHILADKKQTLYKPCSFVTKSCGHSGPITCGKPVLRSSIPSLCHIHLQKSQRSISQALRKAGLNIYSTSKPAPKFSVLIAECVRQIQARRRALDSTILTMDQKDEIQSSYI; encoded by the exons ATGTGGTCTGCAAGGGAGGGCAAGGCGCCGCGGAGGAGCGAATCGATCCCCAACTCTAACGCTGCTGGAGCCGAGGCAACGGTGGTGGGCCCCTCCGCGTTCGCCGTCGACGGAGCCGAAGAGGACGAATGCCTTCGCGCTTCGGCATCTCTCTCCCGGGAGGAGGTGCTTCGCCGCCGCTCGCGCCGGTTGAAGCAACTGGCGTCATTATATAGACGCCAATATTGGGCCCTAATGGAGGAGGTCAGGGTAAAGCATCGGGATTACTACTGGGAGCACGGTGTTAGCCCCTTTGTGGAGGacgaggagaaggaggaaggggAGGATAAGGAAGGAGCAACGGAGGAGAATGGCGAGGAGACGGAGGTCGCGAGGGTAAGGCGTCGGGTTCAATTAGGGTTTGACGAAGGGGAAGGTATCGTGGGGAACATAAGAGAGAGGAAGCGGTGTGCGTTTGCCGGATGCAAGTCAAAAGCGATGCCTTTGACGAGATTTTGCCATCCGCATATATTGGCGGACAAGAAGCAGACGCTTTACAAGCCTTGTTCTTTCGTAACAAAGAG CTGTGGGCATAGTGGACCCATTACATGTGGGAAGCCAGTTCTGAGATCTTCTATACCTTCTCTTTGCCACATCCATTTGCAGAAGTCTCAGAGGAGCATATCACAAGCTTTGAGAAAGGCTGGACTAAACATATACTCCACGAGCAAACCTGCTCCAAAGTTTAGTGTTTTAATAGCCGAGTGTGTGCGTCAGATTCAAGCCAGAAGAAGAGCATTGGACTCTACTATACTTACCATGGATCAGAAGGATGAGATTCAATCGAGTTATATTTGA